A single genomic interval of Rhododendron vialii isolate Sample 1 chromosome 3a, ASM3025357v1 harbors:
- the LOC131318561 gene encoding putative pentatricopeptide repeat-containing protein At5g06400, mitochondrial, with amino-acid sequence MRYLFKLRPLISNSANDLLHFHLSKLQSFCLQVHSKSSKLHNPKKTENTHSKNQSETNSFASLFDEITGILGTEETHLGYSEIKEEHSYSVPGVCGKATEGMDMEKENTLVLGDTQLGNLGDLVVSPLVHKVTQIVRGENGGVPLEEQLGNAGFEIDEEVVEKVLKRCFKVPCLARRFFNWVKTKNGFRHTTRTYNTMIYIAGEAKEFRLVEELVEEMERNSCPKDCKTWTILILHYGNAKMIGKTLWIYEKMRETNLEPDAVVYKHMLRVLCNAGKAEIALEFYKEMVRKEIDLNVGLYKLLLKSLARSGDIAAAYVVAEDMTKNCEIPEHQAYACLLKSFCIAGRIREALELIRDLKHKNMTLDAEIFETLVKGLCRANMTTDALEIVDIMKSRDSVDGTIYGLIINGFLRRNDFSKAFDLFQSMKDSGHTPTTSTYTELMQHLFRMNEFEKADEIYHEMLEKGVPLDIVAVTAIVAGHIRQNRISEAWEVLKSMEENGIRANQKSYTVFVKELCKVSQTEEIVKVLNKMQDSNIIIPNDISHLVRPYLEKKGEMEKLEKVKQRQGASKLHLQEGKTYSIGIIGNRSKSLNSDQIEERKKDPHLLKSFPSSYSDHDIQRIRQIFSSSENWCSIQEALKKCDIKYTPELVSEILHNCGPYSHVALHFFSWVGKQAGYNHTTDTYNMAIKISGRSKDFKHMRSLFHEMRRIGCTITSDTWTIMLMQYGRAGLTDIALKNFREMKASGCKPNGSTYKYLVVSLCEGKGRKVEEAIAAFHEMIRLGFSPDKGLIEIYLHCLCGVGKLLDARRCLELLKKAGFTSPLTYSMYVRALCRSQRLEEALALVDEVGSDQNTLAQYTYGSLVHGLLRMERSEDALAKVESMRQIGINPTVHVYTSLIVHFFKEKRIDKAVEIFEKMKEEGCEPTIVTYSALIRGYMNCGKLVDAWNVFRDIKLNGPFPDFRTYSMFISCLCKVGKSEEALQLISEMLDRGIVPSAINFRTVFFGLNREGKRNIAHTVLQKKWDLSKRRKFSM; translated from the coding sequence ATGAGGTACTTGTTCAAACTTCGACCCTTAATTTCAAACTCTGCCAATGATCTTCTCCACTTTCATCTCTCAAAGTTGCAATCTTTTTGCCTGCAAGTTCACTCCAAGTCATCTAAGCTTCACAATCCCAAGAAAACCGAAAACACCCACTCGAAAAACCAGTCAGAAACTAACAGTTTTGCTTCACTCTTTGATGAAATCACTGGGATTTTAGGAACTGAGGAAACCCATTTGGGATACTCTGAGATAAAGGAAGAACATTCATATAGCGTGCCAGGTGTTTGTGGAAAAGCCACTGAAGGTATGGAcatggaaaaggaaaatacacTGGTTCTGGGAGATACCCAGTTGGGAAATTTGGGTGATCTTGTTGTTAGTCCGTTAGTTCATAAGGTAACACAGATAGTACGGGGCGAAAATGGTGGTGTTCCTCTGGAGGAGCAGTTGGGAAATGCTGGTTTTGAGATTGATGAGGAAGTTGTGGAGAAAGTATTGAAGAGGTGCTTCAAAGTCCCGTGTTTAGCTCGAAGGTTTTTCAATTGGGTCAAGACGAAAAATGGGTTTCGTCATACGACTAGAACATACAATACGATGATTTACATTGCTGGAGAAGCAAAGGAGTTTAGGCTGGTCGAAGAGTTggtggaggagatggagaggaACTCATGTCCGAAGGATTGTAAGACGTGGACCATTCTCATCTTACACTATGGAAATGCAAAGATGATTGGAAAGACATTGTGGATTTATGAGAAGATGAGGGAAACCAATCTTGAGCCTGATGCGGTGGTGTACAAACACATGTTGCGTGTGCTTTGTAATGCCGGAAAAGCTGAAATTGCGTTGGAATTTTACAAAGAGATGGTACGTAAGGAGATAGATCTGAATGTTGGTTTGTATAAACTGCTATTAAAGAGCTTAGCCCGGTCTGGAGACATTGCTGCAGCTTATGTGGTCGCAGAAGACATGACAAAAAATTGTGAGATTCCTGAACACCAAGCATATGCATGCCTGCTAAAGAGTTTTTGCATTGCAGGGAGAATAAGAGAAGCCTTAGAATTGATTCGTGACTTGAAGCATAAAAATATGACCCTCGATGCTGAAATTTTTGAGACCTTGGTGAAAGGACTATGTAGGGCTAATATGACTACGGATGCTCTGGAAATTGTTGATATCATGAAGAGTAGAGATTCTGTTGATGGGACGATTTACGGTCTCATTATAAATGGGTTTTTGAGAAGAAATGATTTTTCTAAGGCATTTGATCTGTTTCAAAGCATGAAAGATTCTGGCCATACACCTACTACTTCCACCTACACTGAGTTGATGCAACACCTCTTCAGAATGAATGAGTTTGAAAAGGCTGATGAGATATATCATGAAATGCTGGAAAAAGGAGTTCCATTAGATATTGTGGCAGTAACTGCTATCGTTGCTGGTCATATTCGCCAAAACCGTATATCCGAAGCATGGGAAGTGCTCAAGAGTATGGAGGAGAATGGAATTAGGGCTAATCAGAAATCTTATACTGTATTCGTCAAAGAGCTCTGTAAAGTTTCGCAAACTGAGGAAATTGTCAAGGTTTTAAACAAAATGCAGGATTCTAACATCATCATTCCAAATGATATATCCCATTTGGTTAGACCTTATTTGGAGAAAAAAGGAGAAATGGAGAAGCTAGAGAAAGTAAAGCAGAGGCAAGGAGCTTCTAAACTTCATCTTCAAGAAGGTAAGACATATAGTATTGGTATTATTGGTAACCGGAGTAAGAGTTTGAACTCCGACCAAAtagaagaaaggaagaaagatCCTCACTTGCTCAAGTCATTTCCGAGTTCTTATAGTGACCATGATATTCAAAGAATTCGTCAAATTTTTTCATCCTCGGAAAATTGGTGTTCAATTCAGGAAGCTTTGAAAAAATGCGACATAAAGTACACCCCTGAACTTGTTTCGGAAATCTTACACAACTGTGGGCCGTACAGTCATGTTGCATTACATTTTTTCTCATGGGTAGGAAAGCAAGCTGGTTATAACCACACAACGGATACTTACAACATGGCCATCAAAATCTCAGGGCGATCAAAGGATTTCAAGCACATGAGAAGCCTCTTTCACGAAATGAGAAGAATAGGTTGCACCATAACCTCAGATACATGGACGATCATGCTAATGCAATATGGTCGCGCAGGTCTGACAGATATTGCTCTAAAAAATTTCAGGGAGATGAAAGCCAGTGGTTGTAAACCGAACGGTAGTACATACAAGTATTTGGTTGTATCTCTTTGTGAGGGAAAAGGTAGGAAGGTCGAGGAAGCCATCGCTGCATTCCATGAGATGATACGCTTGGGATTTAGTCCCGATAAAGGATTGATAGAAATTTACCTTCATTGCTTATGTGGTGTTGGGAAGTTATTGGATGCAAGAAGGTGTCTTGAATTGCTTAAAAAAGCTGGTTTCACTTCTCCACTTACTTATTCCATGTACGTTAGGGCACTTTGTCGGTCACAGAGGTTAGAGGAAGCTTTGGCATTGGTTGATGAAGTTGGTTCGGACCAAAATACCCTCGCTCAGTATACTTACGGAAGTCTTGTTCATGGACTGCTACGAATGGAACGATCGGAAGATGCATTGGCTAAGGTGGAATCCATGAGGCAGATTGGCATCAATCCTACAGTCCATGTGTATACATCCTTGATAGTTCATTTCTTCAAGGAGAAACGGATAGATAAAGCTGTAGAGatttttgagaaaatgaaaGAGGAGGGTTGTGAACCTACAATTGTTACTTATTCAGCACTGATACGCGGGTACATGAACTGCGGAAAGCTTGTTGACGCATGGAATGTCTTTCGCGATATAAAGCTGAACGGTCCATTCCCAGATTTTAGAACTTATTCGATGTTCATTAGTTGCCTGTGTAAAGTAGGCAAGTCTGAAGAAGCTCTGCAACTTATTTCTGAAATGTTGGACAGAGGGATTGTTCCGAGTGCCATTAATTTTCGAACAGTCTTTTTCGGGCTAAATAGGGAAGGCAAACGGAATATTGCTCATACAGTATTACAGAAAAAATGGGATCTTTCGAAAAGAAGGAAGTTCTCAATGTAA